The following are encoded together in the Pleurocapsa sp. FMAR1 genome:
- a CDS encoding vWA domain-containing protein, with protein sequence MKVGLQSCLSNKNIDAQINSSQRQLSLAISAVAEIPNQARLPLNLCLVLDHSGSMSNKPLEMVKSAAIAIVEKLKSEDRISIVTFDHRAKVIVPNQLVTDIESIKQRIRLMVADGGTSIDEGLRLGIKEVAASNQHYVSRIFLLTDGENEHGDNTRCLKLAKLAAEYNITIDALGFGEHWNQDILEQIADSAQGVLAYIEQPEQAASEFERLYTRAQSVGLTNSNLTVELMPKTRLAELKPVAQVAPETIELPIKLEGNYFTVRLGDLMVNRPRIILINFYVNQLPPGKHKIAAVQLRYDDPVTNQENLHSDIVTIELESQAQYQPQPNQMVQNPILTLAKYRQTQIAEAKLQNGDRTGAATMLQTAAKTALQLGDKEGATVLQTNATRLQIGKELSEGDRKKTRLVSKTILQSK encoded by the coding sequence ATGAAAGTTGGTTTACAATCGTGTCTAAGTAATAAGAATATTGATGCCCAAATAAATAGCAGTCAGCGTCAGCTTTCTTTGGCGATATCTGCCGTTGCTGAGATTCCCAATCAAGCTAGATTACCCCTCAATCTTTGTCTAGTGCTTGACCATAGTGGCTCAATGTCTAATAAACCTCTAGAAATGGTCAAAAGTGCAGCCATAGCTATTGTCGAAAAACTGAAGTCAGAAGATCGTATTAGTATTGTGACTTTCGATCATCGAGCAAAAGTAATTGTTCCTAACCAGCTAGTTACCGACATTGAATCGATTAAACAAAGAATTAGGCTGATGGTCGCCGATGGCGGTACTTCGATTGATGAGGGCTTGCGTCTGGGTATTAAAGAAGTGGCAGCCAGCAATCAACACTATGTGTCTCGTATCTTTTTGCTGACTGATGGTGAAAATGAACATGGTGATAATACTCGCTGCCTCAAGTTAGCAAAGTTAGCAGCCGAATATAATATTACGATTGATGCTTTAGGATTTGGAGAACACTGGAATCAAGATATTTTAGAGCAAATTGCCGATTCGGCACAGGGAGTTTTGGCTTATATAGAACAGCCAGAACAGGCAGCTTCAGAATTTGAGAGACTCTATACACGCGCTCAGTCTGTAGGTTTAACTAATAGCAATCTCACAGTGGAGTTGATGCCTAAAACGCGACTAGCAGAATTAAAACCTGTTGCTCAGGTAGCACCTGAAACTATTGAACTGCCGATTAAACTGGAGGGAAATTATTTTACCGTTCGTTTGGGAGATTTGATGGTAAATCGACCTCGAATTATCTTAATTAACTTTTATGTTAATCAGCTACCCCCAGGTAAACACAAAATTGCGGCTGTTCAGTTACGTTACGATGATCCAGTCACAAATCAGGAGAACTTACATTCTGATATTGTGACTATTGAACTGGAGTCTCAGGCGCAGTATCAACCTCAACCAAATCAAATGGTTCAAAACCCTATATTAACCCTGGCAAAATATCGTCAAACCCAAATTGCCGAAGCTAAATTACAAAATGGCGATCGCACTGGCGCAGCTACCATGTTGCAAACTGCTGCTAAAACTGCCCTGCAACTAGGGGATAAAGAAGGGGCAACGGTTCTGCAAACTAATGCTACCCGTTTACAAATTGGCAAAGAATTATCAGAAGGCGATCGCAAGAAAACTCGCTTAGTATCCAAAACTATACTTCAATCAAAATAG
- a CDS encoding VOC family protein codes for MSNLSTETKTGLNSMQIDHLMISVPNYQDTLQWYQSKLNATIEKEWTVDELPDLQLAYLNVSGFRIEVVGTTQARLGMPNFNNFGEALRTTGIGHFCFRVDSVDDAIAELNKRGVPTFVEAADYPNIGVRVGFVKDNNGNVIEFSGSMNSAKQ; via the coding sequence ATGTCAAATCTCAGCACAGAAACCAAAACAGGACTTAATTCAATGCAGATCGACCACCTAATGATTAGTGTTCCCAACTATCAAGATACTCTTCAGTGGTATCAATCTAAACTCAACGCAACTATTGAAAAAGAATGGACTGTGGATGAATTACCCGATTTGCAGCTAGCTTATCTAAATGTTTCTGGCTTTAGGATTGAGGTAGTTGGAACTACTCAAGCACGTTTGGGAATGCCTAACTTCAATAACTTTGGAGAAGCATTACGAACAACTGGAATCGGACATTTTTGTTTTCGAGTAGATAGTGTTGATGATGCGATCGCCGAATTAAATAAAAGAGGCGTACCGACATTTGTAGAAGCAGCAGATTATCCTAACATTGGCGTAAGAGTGGGCTTCGTCAAAGATAACAACGGTAATGTAATTGAGTTCTCAGGTTCAATGAACTCAGCAAAACAATAA
- a CDS encoding TetR/AcrR family transcriptional regulator has product MSTSKTKKAQTVAKSGRGRPRSPEIRAKILKAAYEMLNEVGFMDLTIEGVAARAEVGKPTIYRRWKTKAALAMDAFLEAVNPEIAFPDTGVAKEDFREQMYKIVKLMNSSRGEVLANVIGCGQADEELIAAFRENWLTPRRKDAIQIFQRGVDRGELREGIDAEVAIDALYSPLFYRLLLKHQPLTDKFVDELVDLVMKGLCCL; this is encoded by the coding sequence ATGTCAACCTCTAAAACAAAAAAAGCTCAAACCGTTGCTAAATCTGGACGTGGACGACCGCGATCGCCTGAAATCAGAGCCAAAATTCTCAAAGCAGCCTATGAAATGCTCAACGAAGTCGGATTTATGGACTTGACCATTGAAGGAGTCGCAGCGAGGGCGGAAGTAGGTAAACCGACTATCTATCGTCGTTGGAAAACTAAAGCAGCATTAGCGATGGATGCCTTTTTAGAAGCTGTAAATCCAGAAATTGCTTTTCCTGATACTGGTGTAGCGAAAGAGGATTTCAGAGAGCAAATGTACAAGATAGTTAAACTAATGAACAGTTCTAGAGGTGAAGTTTTAGCTAATGTAATTGGTTGCGGACAAGCAGATGAAGAATTAATAGCAGCCTTTAGGGAAAATTGGCTTACTCCTAGAAGGAAAGATGCAATCCAAATATTTCAGAGGGGAGTAGATAGAGGAGAATTGAGAGAAGGTATAGATGCTGAGGTTGCGATCGATGCTTTATACAGTCCGTTATTCTATCGTTTGTTACTAAAACATCAACCTTTAACTGATAAATTTGTTGATGAATTGGTTGATTTGGTAATGAAAGGGCTTTGCTGCCTATAA
- a CDS encoding YybH family protein translates to MNTTTQQAQIKTDKTEIRQLTEQWRSLWSPKDQPFTEKGFEDIFATEENEILVFDNINNGVVVLHSLQEYLDTWIPMMKNFSYWEIKLEDNLDISVEGDLAVTTFSWVGGGKTKDGQEVKARQYGTHTWKCLNNKWRLVHEHLTVG, encoded by the coding sequence ATGAATACAACTACACAACAAGCCCAAATAAAAACAGATAAAACTGAAATTCGTCAACTTACAGAACAATGGCGATCGCTATGGAGTCCTAAAGACCAACCGTTTACAGAAAAAGGTTTTGAAGACATCTTTGCTACAGAAGAAAACGAAATCTTAGTTTTCGACAATATTAATAACGGTGTTGTGGTACTGCACAGCCTACAGGAATATCTCGATACTTGGATACCTATGATGAAGAATTTTAGCTATTGGGAAATTAAGCTTGAAGACAATTTAGACATTTCAGTTGAAGGAGATTTAGCCGTAACTACCTTTTCTTGGGTTGGTGGCGGAAAAACTAAAGATGGACAAGAAGTAAAAGCCAGACAGTATGGTACACACACCTGGAAATGTCTTAACAATAAATGGCGACTGGTACACGAACATTTAACCGTTGGTTAG
- a CDS encoding glutathione S-transferase: MLELYQFELSQYSEKVRFILDYKQLEYRKIEVTPGVGQVELMQKSGSRQVPVLKDGSTYVSDSTEIALYLERKYPERPIIPSDSLAKGQCLLIEEWADASIGLKGRKALIGALNQNQNFRTSILPSNTPDLLKTAIGAIPGELLDVLGSGIGFGGDAVKEAKNSLKQDLEALCLILQNQPYLTGDTPTLADLSVAGLSILLKFPAGNYLDIPDPLKGKGIPGLADNITFEPFFAWRDRLYADFRKGSSMPSSGSSPTTISID, from the coding sequence ATGCTAGAACTATATCAATTTGAATTATCTCAATACTCGGAGAAAGTTCGCTTCATTCTCGATTACAAGCAGTTGGAGTATCGCAAAATCGAGGTTACTCCAGGAGTCGGACAAGTAGAATTAATGCAAAAGTCTGGTAGTCGCCAAGTGCCTGTATTAAAAGATGGCAGTACTTACGTGAGCGATTCTACTGAAATTGCTTTGTATCTCGAACGCAAATATCCTGAACGCCCAATTATACCTAGTGATTCTCTTGCCAAGGGACAGTGTTTGCTGATCGAAGAGTGGGCAGATGCGTCCATAGGCTTGAAAGGCAGAAAAGCTCTTATCGGTGCCTTAAATCAGAATCAAAATTTTCGGACTTCTATACTGCCTTCCAACACACCAGATCTGCTTAAAACAGCGATTGGAGCAATTCCTGGAGAACTTTTAGATGTTTTAGGTAGTGGAATTGGTTTTGGCGGTGATGCGGTAAAAGAAGCTAAAAATAGCCTGAAACAAGATTTAGAAGCCTTGTGCTTAATTTTGCAAAATCAGCCCTATTTAACAGGAGATACTCCTACTCTAGCCGATCTATCGGTAGCAGGATTAAGCATTTTGCTGAAATTTCCCGCAGGTAATTATCTAGATATTCCCGATCCACTAAAAGGTAAAGGTATTCCAGGATTAGCAGATAATATCACCTTTGAACCATTTTTTGCTTGGCGCGATCGCCTGTATGCAGATTTTCGCAAAGGTTCTAGTATGCCTAGTAGTGGTTCTTCTCCTACAACTATCAGTATTGATTAA